The following proteins are encoded in a genomic region of Desulfosporosinus youngiae DSM 17734:
- a CDS encoding formate--tetrahydrofolate ligase: MAWDATKLKDWQIAEEAEKNMPTVEELVEKLNLEKDELIPYGRTPKVDFLKMMERLKDKPDGKYIEVTAITPTPLGEGKTTTTLGLIEGLAKRGQNVGGAVRQPSGGPTMNIKGTAAGGGNALLIPMTEFSLGLTGDINDIMNAHNLCMVALNARMQHEANYTDEELAKRGLKRLDIDPKNVEMGWVIDYAAQGLRNIIIGIGGKKDGFQMQSKFGIAVGSELMAILAVAKDLPDLRERIGKIIVAYSKTGQPVTTRDLEVDGAMTAWMRNTINPTICYSAEGQPVMVHAGPFANIAIGQSSVIADRLGLKMFDYHVTESGFAADIGFEKFWNVKARLGGLKPNVSVLVATIRALKMHGGGPQVVPGRPLPEEYTKENLELVEKGCANLLHHLNIIKKSGIVPVVCVNGFYTDTEAEINLIKKIVREAGARCAHSDHWLNGGDGALELADAVMDACKEESQFKCLYPLEMPLRERVELIAKEVYGADGVDWAPEAEAKAKRFESDPYYADFSTMMVKTHLSLSHDPTLKGVPKGWRLPIRDVLVYGGAKFLCPMAGAISLMPGTGSDPAYRRIDVDTKTGKVMGLF, encoded by the coding sequence ATGGCTTGGGACGCTACTAAACTTAAGGACTGGCAGATTGCCGAAGAGGCCGAAAAAAACATGCCTACAGTGGAGGAACTGGTAGAAAAACTGAATCTCGAAAAGGACGAACTAATTCCTTACGGGAGAACCCCTAAAGTCGATTTCCTGAAAATGATGGAGCGCCTAAAAGATAAGCCCGATGGTAAGTATATTGAAGTTACCGCTATTACCCCAACTCCATTAGGAGAAGGAAAAACAACTACGACCCTGGGACTTATCGAGGGACTTGCTAAGAGAGGTCAAAACGTTGGCGGTGCAGTACGTCAACCATCCGGCGGCCCCACTATGAATATCAAGGGTACCGCTGCCGGCGGCGGCAACGCCCTGCTAATTCCAATGACTGAGTTTTCCTTAGGTCTCACAGGAGATATCAATGATATCATGAACGCTCATAATCTGTGCATGGTTGCCCTTAATGCCCGTATGCAGCATGAGGCTAACTATACTGATGAAGAATTAGCCAAAAGAGGTTTGAAGCGGTTAGACATAGACCCTAAAAACGTTGAAATGGGCTGGGTTATTGACTATGCTGCTCAAGGCCTGAGAAATATTATCATTGGTATTGGCGGTAAAAAAGACGGTTTCCAAATGCAATCTAAATTCGGGATTGCTGTCGGATCAGAGTTAATGGCTATTCTGGCTGTGGCGAAAGATCTTCCGGACCTCAGAGAGCGGATCGGTAAAATTATTGTTGCTTATAGTAAAACAGGCCAACCTGTTACCACCAGGGATTTGGAAGTTGATGGCGCAATGACTGCTTGGATGCGCAACACCATTAACCCAACGATTTGCTACTCTGCTGAGGGTCAACCGGTCATGGTTCATGCCGGTCCGTTTGCAAATATTGCCATTGGTCAGTCCTCCGTTATTGCTGACCGCCTTGGTCTGAAAATGTTCGATTATCATGTTACAGAAAGCGGATTTGCTGCAGATATCGGATTTGAGAAGTTCTGGAACGTTAAAGCTCGTTTGGGTGGCTTAAAGCCGAACGTTTCCGTGCTTGTAGCAACAATTCGCGCTCTTAAAATGCATGGCGGCGGACCACAAGTTGTACCAGGCCGTCCATTGCCTGAAGAGTATACCAAAGAAAATCTTGAACTGGTGGAAAAGGGTTGTGCTAACCTGCTTCACCACCTCAATATTATTAAGAAATCCGGAATTGTTCCGGTTGTCTGCGTTAACGGTTTCTATACGGATACCGAAGCAGAGATTAACTTAATTAAGAAAATCGTTAGAGAAGCAGGAGCCCGCTGCGCTCATTCCGATCACTGGCTCAACGGCGGAGATGGTGCTTTGGAATTGGCAGATGCCGTTATGGATGCCTGCAAAGAAGAATCTCAATTCAAGTGCCTCTATCCATTGGAAATGCCGCTTCGTGAGCGTGTTGAGCTTATTGCTAAAGAAGTTTATGGTGCAGACGGTGTGGATTGGGCTCCGGAAGCAGAAGCTAAGGCTAAGAGATTTGAGTCTGATCCATATTATGCGGATTTCTCCACCATGATGGTGAAGACCCATTTGAGCCTATCCCATGATCCCACATTGAAAGGCGTACCCAAAGGCTGGAGATTGCCAATCCGTGACGTCTTAGTCTATGGCGGAGCTAAATTCCTTTGCCCTATGGCCGGCGCAATCAGCCTGATGCCTGGTACTGGTTCAGACCCTGCTTACAGAAGAATTGACGTTGACACCAAAACCGGTAAAGTAATGGGATTGTTCTAG